Proteins encoded by one window of Chrysemys picta bellii isolate R12L10 chromosome 10, ASM1138683v2, whole genome shotgun sequence:
- the CEP20 gene encoding centrosomal protein 20: protein MATIAELKAVLKDTLEKRGALGQIKARIRAEVFNALDDQSEPRPPLSHENFLINELICEYLEFNKYKYTASVLTAESGQPEVPLDRQFLVHELNIVEDPNRKSVPLLYGIIAHFLHGSKGDIHDTFSKGSSLQFPRRNLSKLPNERNQMDSIPEPGRMAGTSIEDPLVLQGVNR from the exons TACTAAAGGACACGTTGGAAAAGAGAGGTGCACTGGGACAAATAAAAGCAAGGATCAGAGCTGAAGTTTTTAATGCGTTGGATGACCAAAGTGAACCACGGCCACCACTGTCTCATGAAAATTTTCTAATCAATGAACTAATTTGTGAATACTTGGAATTCAATAAATATAAATACACTGCATCTGTTCTAACAGCAG AATCTGGCCAACCTGAAGTACCATTGGATAGACAGTTTCTTGTCCATGAGCTGAATATAGTGGAAGATCCAAATAGAAAATCAGT CCCTCTCTTGTATGGAATTATAGCTCATTTTTTACATGGTAGTAAAGGCGACATCCAtgatacattttcaaaaggatcTTCACTGCAGTTTCCAAGACGGAATCTCAGCAAACTACCTAATGAAAGAAATCAAATGG ATTCAATTCCAGAACCAGGGAGGATGGCCGGCACTAGCATTGAAGATCCACTTGTTTTACAGGGTGTAAACAGATGA